The following DNA comes from Crateriforma spongiae.
GGCGAATAAGTCGTCGCGGCTGATGGTTCGAGATGTCGAACAAGCCGAAAGAGATTCTGAATTTGAAACCCAATTGATTTGAGCCCGCATCCATGAGCAACGTACTGCGACTCGCACTAGTCGATCCCAACGATTCGACTCGTGAAACCGTCAAAGCGATGTTGTTGGGGCTGGAAACGGTTTGGTTGGAAGCCGACTGTTCACGATACGAATTTTTTCCGGACATCGTTGATCAAACATCACCCGATGTCGGCGTGGTCAACTTGGACTCGGACCAAAACAAGGCCATTGATCTGATTTCGCGGCTGTCCCAGTCGTCGCCCGATACGGTGATCTTGGCCGCCAGTGAAAGCAACGACGGGCAACTCATTCTGACCGCGATCCGAAGCGGTGCTCGGGAATTTTTGACGCTACCCCTGAGCGAGGAAGAACTGGCATCGGCGCTTCAGCGTGTCAGCCAGCAGAAATTTGGTTCCGCCGAACGTGGCGGCCGTGGTAGCGAAATCATCGCCGTGGCCGGCGCGACCGGTGGCGTGGGGACCACCAGCGTCGCGGTCAACCTGGGCTGTGTACTGGCCGAGGATCCCAAGAACAGTGTGGCCTTGGTCGACCTGGACCTTGCGCTGGGTGATGCCGACGTCTTCTTGGATGCGATCCCCGACTACACCCTGGCGGATGTGGTCCAGAACATCTCGCGACTGGACATCCAGTTGCTGAAAAAGTCGCTGACCAAGCACTCCAGCGGCCTGTACCTTCTGCCGCGACCGGTTGAACTGCGCGACACCGAGGTGGTCGATCCGGAAAGCTTGCGAAAAGTCATGGGGCTGATGAAGGCTTCGTTTTCGCACCTGATCGTCGACCTGTCGAAAACGTACAGCCCGATTGACATGGTGGCGATCGAATCGGCCAGCCGCGTCATCTTGGTCACGCAGTTGGATCTGCCCTGTCTGCGAAACGTCGTTCGTTTGATGATGAGCTTCGACGAAACCGAAGGCTTGCAAGACAAAGTCGAAATCGTCGTTAACCGTGCCGGCTTGGACAGCGGCCAGATCAGTTTGAAGAAGGCCAAGGAAACACTTGGCCGTGAAATCTTTGCTCTGTTGCCCAACGACTATCGGACAATGATCGAGGTCCGCAACAACGGTGTGCCTTTGGTGACCCAAGCCCCCAAGGCCGCGATCACGCAAGCGTATCGCGAAATGGCGCACAAGATCGTTGAGCCGCCTCAAACCACCGAGGCTGTCGATGGCGACGAAGCGGGGGGCGCTAACGAGAGCGGATGGAAACGTTTCTGGCCGGTCAAGTCGGCCAAGGCCTGATCGATCACGACGGTTGCGGCAAAGCGGACGTCGCCACGGTGTCCAGTTCCGTGGACTCCACCGGGACCGGACGGATTCCAAAGGTTTCGACCAGGACCGCATACAAAGCGGGCAAGACGTACAGCGTCAGGAACGTCGTCAAAATCAGTCCGCTGATCATGCACCAGGCCAAACCCACCCACAGTGGCCCGCCGGAAATCGCCAGCGGTAACAAACCGCCCACCGTCGTCGCGGTGGTTAAGAAAATCGGCAGCATCCGTTGTTTGCCAGCATCGATCAGACACTGATGAAAAACGTCGTGGTCGATCTTCTGTTCGGCATCCGGTTTTGACGACGACGCAAAGTGTTCGCGGATCAGGATGTCGGCAAACTCGATGTAGATGATCGCCGTGTTCAACACGATCCCGCACAACGCCAGGATGCCCAACTGCGGCATGAATCCCAAGGTGTTGTTGGTTAGCGCCAAGCCAAGGTAAGCCCCGACCAACGCCATCGGCAGTGTGCACAAGACCATCGAAGGTTTTGCCCAGCCGTTGTACTGAAACACCAGGCAAAACACGATCAAGACAAAAGACCAGCCGAACGACTGTATCATCTGGCCGCCCGATTCAATGCTTTCTTCGTAAGCACCACCAG
Coding sequences within:
- a CDS encoding AAA family ATPase encodes the protein MSNVLRLALVDPNDSTRETVKAMLLGLETVWLEADCSRYEFFPDIVDQTSPDVGVVNLDSDQNKAIDLISRLSQSSPDTVILAASESNDGQLILTAIRSGAREFLTLPLSEEELASALQRVSQQKFGSAERGGRGSEIIAVAGATGGVGTTSVAVNLGCVLAEDPKNSVALVDLDLALGDADVFLDAIPDYTLADVVQNISRLDIQLLKKSLTKHSSGLYLLPRPVELRDTEVVDPESLRKVMGLMKASFSHLIVDLSKTYSPIDMVAIESASRVILVTQLDLPCLRNVVRLMMSFDETEGLQDKVEIVVNRAGLDSGQISLKKAKETLGREIFALLPNDYRTMIEVRNNGVPLVTQAPKAAITQAYREMAHKIVEPPQTTEAVDGDEAGGANESGWKRFWPVKSAKA